The window CGAGGCTTGTACACACTTGTTACATGGCAGACCCTGCGGCCAAGTTGGAGAACAGAGAAACCCTGGGAAAGAATAAGACGGCAAATGCCTCATGAGCTTGAATTGTGTGCTAAACCTTTACTGTATTGTTCATTATAATTACTTCCTCTTGCGGCATGGTGTAGCTGTCCAGGCCAGCCACTATTAATAGGTGCGTGTCAAAGCATTCTTTGGTTCCATGTCGAATTCTCTTggtgctagtagtagtagaagcCTCTGAGCCAACAGCAGAGCCTATAGCACGCGGATGAGATGAATTCTTTgcgtgtacggagtactgtaGCAATTGCGCAATTCTCAACCTTGATGGCTCCAGTACGGCCGCCAGTAGGTATATACAAGCTGTTCTTATGAACGATGACTGAGACCTTCCGTCGCCGCCGAAATGTCTCCAAGCCTCAACCACAACATCAGCCCCAGAATCCGGGTTCTCTCCCGCATTTCGGCTACTCGGCCAGTGAGGGCTGTACTTTCAACTCCGCGGTTCGGCCAGTGGTGGTTTTGTAACTGCCCAAAAGCCTGCGACCACGCTAATTGCACCAAAAACATAAATAATGAAATTGTTATAAATATCCCAAAAATCCAGACAAATACTCAAAGCCTATTGCTAGGCAAACTAAAAAAGTACTGGAACTGGTACTTACTGTTACTTCGAAATTTTCCATCTGCCAGGTCAAACTGTGAAGAGGCCAGAGCAATACCTACAATAACCATGGAACCCTCGCACGAATTGTAATGCGTTTTCAATCTTTAGCCACTCCATTAGTATTGCAGCGTCTCTAGAAATGCCCTTCCCCAAGTTCCATCCTTCGTACTCTATACTTGCACATGCAAGAGTTTCTTCACTGTGTCCTCCGTAGTAGGTACCTGTTTCATCTGCGTTGATGGTTTATCCGTGCCGTAACGCACACAGTGCGCTGTTGAAGCAGCAAGTACCAAGTGGAGGGGCGGAACAGCCTTGACAGGGCGACTccaagcagcggcagcggggAAAGGCGCTGGCACGGTTTCATTTACAGCACGTTTAGCCCTGTAGCAGCCCTGCAGCCTGCCCTGGACGAGCTGCATCTCGCTGAGGCAGACCCCACTCATGCACGTCTCGGCAGCAGACGCAGGcctaataattttttttttgccaatgcgcaatagatttttttttttttgagttcCGCCCTCCTGCTAGTCGTCGAATCGGCGTCCTGACTCAGAGCCTCTCTCCTCACCTccagtttttcttcttcttctcttcctctttttttcgtctcctcttctcttttgtttatCTCGTCACCATGCTGCTCTAGCATTATTCCCGGcctccttgctgctgctgcctttgtgGCCTCGCCGTTATCGCCTTTGCTGTTTTGTGCGCTCTTTTGAGATCCCGCCTCCTGCATCTCCAACTTCGGCCGCAATCGGCAAAAGGACCACGGCTCTGCTATCTGACGTCGCCTCTGTCCTTGCTCCCCACTTGCCAGACAGCGGGTCtagcaggaaaaaaagagcatcgCTGCTCAAGCCCTCACGCGACACCTCCAACTCACAGGGTCTGCAGCTCGTTGCGCAATCCTCAATTGgagtctcctcctctccgaCAATCTGCTCTTGATTGCTCGTCTTCGACACCGCCGCAATGGTTCGAAACATCGTCGTCCTGGGAGGCAACTCCCACCCCCAAATGACAGAGAATGTCTGCAACTTCCTTGGCATCCCGGCCTGTGACCGCATTCTCTCCAAGTTTTCTGGTGGCGAGAGCCGATGCGAGATCAAGGACTCTGTCCGTGGCAAGGACGTCTACATTATCCAGTCTGGCTCTGGCAATGTCAACGACAACCTCATCGACCTTTGCATCATGATTTCGGCATGCAAAATTGGCTCTGCTAAGCGGGTGACCGCTGTGGTGCCTCTGTTCCCTTACTCGAGGCAGCCTGACTGGCCATATAACAAAGCCGGTGCCCCTCTGTCTAAGTCGTCCGAATCATCCAAGAAGGACTACACCTTCGAAAGCGTCCCTCCCACACCGCGGCCGGGCGGACCACGAAGTGTCGGACTCACAAACGGCGTCAACGGCCTTACAGAAAAGCTCTCCAAGAGCTCCATTGCCGAGAAAAGCCCCCGAGAAGTTAATGGCGACTCATTGCCGAAGCGATCAGATACCGTTTCGAGCGTCGGTTCCAATGGCCATGGAGTATACCCCGATGTCTCACAACGAAGTTTTACGACTCACGATTACGAGAACCCTACCAACATCAACGGGTTCCAACCCAAACCTGGGTATAAGCAATGGGTTGCCCAGGCTGGCACTCTTGTTGCTGATCTTCTTACTTGCGCTGGCGCCGATCACATCATCACCATGGACCTCCACGACCCTCAGTACCAAGGATTTTTCGACATCCCCGTCGATAATCTTTATGGTAAATTCCTTATCCAAAACTACATCCAGACCCATATACCCGATTACAAGGAAGCCGTCATCGTCTCGCCCGACGCAGGTGGTGCAAAGCGAGCTACTGCCATTGCAGATAGTCTCAACATGGACTTTGCGCTGATTCACAAGGTAATACAACCCCACAATCTGCTTGTTCGAAACTCATGTTTTATACCTTTTAGGAACGCCGTCCCATCAAGTTTACAAACCATCGCAATGCCAGCATGATGCTTGTTGGTGACATTGCCAGCCGCGTTTGTATCTTGGTCGACGATCTTGCCGATACGGCCAACACCATTACTCGCGCTGCTAAGCTGCTGAAGCGAGAGGGCGCAACTAGAGTTTACGCTCTCGTCACTCACGGCGTCTTCAGTGGAGATGCCATTGCCCGCGTCAATGCCTCTGCGATTGATAGCATCATCGTGACCAACTCGGTCCCGCAGGAAGAGCATCGTCGTCTGTGCCCCAAATTGGAAGTGCTTGATATTTCGCCAGTGTTTGCTGAGGCTATCCGCCGCGTCCACCATGGAGAATCTATTAGCGCGCTTTTCCAATACGTCTAAGTTTTGGGCCTTGATGGAGAGCTGCTAATTGGTTTTATTGGGTCAGCCATGAATCACCGCGATATTATCATTTGAGTGCTGATAAAGGGAGTAAACGGAAACGGGCAAATCTGCTGGGGCAGTTGAGATTTTTAGGGTCATTTGGTCTGGGTTGattatttttcatttttctttctacatattctctccctccctctctttcctcCCCTTCTTGCTTCACGGGCACACCTCCCGTGGTCTCTTGAGATCTCAATTTACATCTATTTTGACCATGAGACTTGCTTCCATTTGGAGTTTACTTCATGGGAAGAGGTGTAGTCATTTTCTTTACCTTGCATCCCCATCTTTACCAAAATATATAACTCTCCCTGCATTTCCTTGATTGGTTCTCCTGAGCTATTCATCCCTGCTCGACCTATCTCATAAGATCTCTGGGCGGTCAAGATTTGGAACAGGGGGGTTTCATTATTTACATGCGGGCCATGCCTTTGTTTGGCTGCCCCTACCAGCTACGCAGCCGGGCCTTGTGGCGCTGTGCTTTACGCTGgtcttttcttattcttctttacGCATAACAACATTTGACATATCGTCAAAacgaagcagaagcagctggcATACCATCCATCCCATCGCTCACTTCGAAAAACCAGGGAAGTtacgaaagaaagaaaagtcaaaaaaaaatcgtgcATAACATGTAAAAAGATAATTATACATAGAGAGTAAATGGATCGTAGACTTTGGATGGAGTTCCCGAGATGTCTGTGCTTGCGCGCCCATATGTGCTGGTATCATGTAATCGGCGTCGAGTGGGAAATATCGTTTATGGAAACGTCAATCCATATGAGCACAATGCTGATtgtatagaaaaagaaacaagacaaatattaaaagatatagagaaaagaattgatgaataaaaatataagaattGCGTCATCTGAAATTTGTTTTGTTGCGTATCGACTATTGCATGTTGTCTTTTATACAAACTTCTTTATGCTGTTTGGACGAATCAAGGTAAGCAGCCAAATATGTCCTAATTTAATGATGTGCTTCATTGCTATTTGTTGGAATCAGGGGCTCATGCGCCTTGGTTTAAACAAGGGCCATGATTGGCTATGTTAGAGCTCGGGGTCGGTGTTTTCAGGGCGGAAGGACTTTGTCAAACTGATTGGTGGTCTGAATCTCAGCCGCATGAATGCGCGCCCAAGGCTTCGCGCCCCAGGCTCcgtcctctcctctccgACTGTTAAGCATGTTATTTCCTCACTGTCAGTTCGCCATCGCATTTACCTCGTTCATCTACAAGCCAAGTGTGTTTGATCTCCGTCTTGCATggttatttctatatatgaaataaaaagagaatcACGCAACAACCAGTATGGCGGCTCGTGAGGTAACGCGCCCAACGTGTCGTGAAGACTTCGAAATCGCAATCGTTTGCACCAAAGACCATGAATACAATGCTGTTTGCCTAGTACTCGATGGCTTttgggatgatgatggagatccCTTCGGTCGAGCTCAAGGAGATCCCAACACATACACGACGGGTTTTATGGAGGGGTTCAATATCGTCATCACGCTTCTATGCAACTCAGGCaaagccacagcagcaggcaCAGCGGCTAGTCTGCGATCTAGCTATCCATGCATCAAACTACTGTTGCTGACTGGAACTTGCGACGGTGTGCCAAATGCTGCGGGCGAAGAACTACTTCTCGGAGATGTAGTTGTTAGCGATACCGTTATCCAATATGACTTGGGCCGCCGTTATCCTGATGGATTCCGTGAGAAGAATACCCTCGAAGACCGTCTTGGCCGACCAGACAAAAACGTTCGGAATTTGGTTACTGTTCTTGATACAGACATAGGATTACGGCGCCTGGAAGAGAAAGTTTCATCTTATTTACGAAAGATGCAGAGTCGGGCATCTGAGGAACCATATCAGCGAAGGTCCAAGGCAACATATCAGTATCCTGGTTCAACAAACGATATGCTTTTTGAATCGAATTATTGTCACAAGCACTACGACTCACCGCAATGCATATGCGACGATTATACTGAGCTTGGCGATCGTGTATGCGGCAAATCTAGAATGGCATCCTGTGAACAAACTGGCTGTGATAAAGGCCATCTGCTCCCTCGAAAACGCCTAGAGCACAAGAAGAAACTGcaagatgatggcgatgtcgAATCTGCCCAGCAGCCATCTATTTTTATCGGAAGGTTTGGCTCTGGTGATACAAGCTTCAGTGCAGGAATTGACCGCGACCAAATTGCCCAGAAGCATAACATCATCGCTTTCGAGACAGAAGGCGCCGGGATCTGGGACGAACTACCTTGTATCATTGTCAAAGGGGTGTCCACATACGGAGATGGACATAGAATGGGCGACAAAGAAGCTTGGGAGAATTTTGCCGCCGCAACAGCTGCATGTGCCGCAAGGGGTTTGATCAGCCGCTACCCTCAGACGGAAAAGTCGCTTGCCGTGGAGTCTAAGAATCAGATGGAAATGGTTTTCAAGAGCCAGGCAGATATAGCTTGTCTCAGGGACTTGTACATCACTAGCCCACCGAACGACAAGATTCGTATTGAACAAACCAAAGGCGGTTTACTGCTGGATGCTTACGCGTGGATTTTAAAGAATGATCAATATAAACAATGGATTGAGGATCCAAGCACATGTCTCTTATGGATAAGAGGTGTCcctggaaaaggaaaaacgaTGTTGTTATGCGGCATTATCGATCAACTACAAGGATCGGAGCTTTCTGGAAACTTGTACTATTTCTTTTGCCAGGCAACAGATTCACGTCTGAATAACGCATCATCAATCTTACGTGGATTATTACATATGCTTATCTCGAAGCAGCCATCTTTGATATCATATGTCAGGAATGAGTATGACAAATCTGGGAAGTTAATATTCGAAGACTCAAATTCCTGGGTTGTTTTATCACAGATTTTTCTCAGAACACTTGAAGATCCCTCTATAACAGATCTTACCTTCATTATTGACGCTCTAGATGAGTGCCTGGGAGATTTACCGAATCTTCTCAAGTTAATAAGGCaaacttcatcatcttctcgaaTACGATGGCTTGTATCAAGTCGTAATGAGGCAGATATTCAAGAAGTGTTACTGTATACCGAGAACCGGTCAATTGTAAACCTTGAGCTTAACGCAGAATCCGTATCGGCTGCTATAAAGACTTACATCGACCATAAAGTGGAACTTTTAtctggaaagaaaagatatcAGCAGGACATGAGAGACTCGATACGAGAATATCTTGCCAATAATGCGGATGGCACTTTTCTTTGGGTCGCATTGGTCTGCGAGATGCTTGAAAAAGCTCCATCTTTTGACCGAAGTCTAGAATCAGCCAGATATCCCCGGGGACTTGATAACCTTTATGAGCGCATGATAACGAAGGTTTGCAATGGCGAGTTAGACTGGGGCAGGCGAATCCTATCCATCAATACTGTTGCGCGCCGACCACTCAACATACAAGAGCTTGAAACTTTGACTTTTTATCCCGAGAGTGTCAACATCACAGTCGAATCTTTAGAGAAACGTTGGGAAGAAGCGCTAGGCTATTGCGGCAATTTTCTAACTCAGAGAAAAGGCGTCGTCTACTTTATTCACCAATCTGCGAAAGACTTCATTCTTAATAAAGCATCCTACAAGCTGTTTTGCGAGGGCATGGAACATATCAACAAACACATATTCAAAGTTTCTATCTCTGCGATAATATCCACTTTAAAACGCGATATTTATGGCCTGTCTAAACCAGGTTTTCTGACTAGTGACCTCACTAGCCAAGACATCCCAAGTCCTGACCCACTTGCTCCGGTTGGATACTGCTGTGTCTATTGGATCGATCATTTTGAGAAGTCAATTTTGCTATCCGGGGATAGCGAAGGCG is drawn from Trichoderma asperellum chromosome 4, complete sequence and contains these coding sequences:
- a CDS encoding uncharacterized protein (EggNog:ENOG41); its protein translation is MAAREVTRPTCREDFEIAIVCTKDHEYNAVCLVLDGFWDDDGDPFGRAQGDPNTYTTGFMEGFNIVITLLCNSGKATAAGTAASLRSSYPCIKLLLLTGTCDGVPNAAGEELLLGDVVVSDTVIQYDLGRRYPDGFREKNTLEDRLGRPDKNVRNLVTVLDTDIGLRRLEEKVSSYLRKMQSRASEEPYQRRSKATYQYPGSTNDMLFESNYCHKHYDSPQCICDDYTELGDRVCGKSRMASCEQTGCDKGHLLPRKRLEHKKKLQDDGDVESAQQPSIFIGRFGSGDTSFSAGIDRDQIAQKHNIIAFETEGAGIWDELPCIIVKGVSTYGDGHRMGDKEAWENFAAATAACAARGLISRYPQTEKSLAVESKNQMEMVFKSQADIACLRDLYITSPPNDKIRIEQTKGGLLLDAYAWILKNDQYKQWIEDPSTCLLWIRGVPGKGKTMLLCGIIDQLQGSELSGNLYYFFCQATDSRLNNASSILRGLLHMLISKQPSLISYVRNEYDKSGKLIFEDSNSWVVLSQIFLRTLEDPSITDLTFIIDALDECLGDLPNLLKLIRQTSSSSRIRWLVSSRNEADIQEVLLYTENRSIVNLELNAESVSAAIKTYIDHKVELLSGKKRYQQDMRDSIREYLANNADGTFLWVALVCEMLEKAPSFDRSLESARYPRGLDNLYERMITKVCNGELDWGRRILSINTVARRPLNIQELETLTFYPESVNITVESLEKRWEEALGYCGNFLTQRKGVVYFIHQSAKDFILNKASYKLFCEGMEHINKHIFKVSISAIISTLKRDIYGLSKPGFLTSDLTSQDIPSPDPLAPVGYCCVYWIDHFEKSILLSGDSEGEELISTLLSKKYLYWLESLSLLKSMHQGQVGMRKLEKLLVSLFTQ